From Montipora foliosa isolate CH-2021 chromosome 6, ASM3666993v2, whole genome shotgun sequence, a single genomic window includes:
- the LOC138005420 gene encoding lysophosphatidic acid receptor 3-like, with protein MTNVSALCNFNCTSSNHTIEEDSELHLADKIGLIVRIILTIFTCPLTVLLNILVILAVKKRPRLQSKPNILLACLATTDAFIGLTLIPAFILFETFKLFGSESMAKSLRFHFLDRASVTSVVNSLLHLMLVTFERLVAIKFTIHYSFIITVKNIKICVSVFWAIALSTWGLRYITSNLGLFTLTTLVPSCIIFIAISCAILYRETLRHKKRIKTQLVNRQERERFLREKKAFKTTVLVVSAVVLCFLPTILLMLSIVYRLPLAKSEHFSDWARMFAMLNSLLNPLIYFWRDKEMRTMVSKLFSRNASVNP; from the coding sequence ATGACGAACGTGTCCGCGCTCTGCAATTTTAACTGCACGTCTTCAAATCACACCATAGAAGAAGACTCGGAGCTTCATCTCGCAGACAAGATCGGATTAATAGTGCGTATCATCCTAACTATTTTTACCTGTCCATTGACCGTTCTGCTCAACATCTTGGTGATCTTGGCCGTGAAAAAAAGACCACGACTTCAAAGCAAACCCAATATCTTGCTGGCTTGTTTAGCAACAACCGACGCCTTCATTGGCCTCACATTAATACCAGCGTTCATCCTGTTCGAAACATTTAAGCTGTTTGGTAGCGAGAGCATGGCTAAATCGTTGCGTTTTCACTTCCTCGATCGAGCTTCAGTGACAAGTGTTGTCAATTCCTTGCTTCATCTGATGCTAGTAACTTTCGAGAGGCTTGTAGCTATCAAGTTTACCATTCATTACTCCTTCATAATCACAGTAAAGAACATCAAGATATGTGTCTCCGTCTTTTGGGCCATTGCGTTGAGTACATGGGGTCTAAGGTATATAACAAGCAACCTGGGACTTTTTACATTGACTACTCTGGTGCCATCCTGTATAATCTTCATTGCAATTTCCTGCGCGATTTTGTACCGCGAAACACTCCGTCACAAAAAGCGAATTAAAACTCAGCTTGTCAATCGACAAGAAAGGGAAAGGTTTTTGAGGGAAAAGAAAGCTTTCAAGACAACTGTTTTGGTCGTTAGCGCTGTTGTTCTCTGTTTTCTTCCTACAATATTACTTATGTTATCAATAGTCTACAGACTTCCTTTGGCAAAATCGGAACACTTTTCGGACTGGGCTCGGATGTTCGCTATGCTAAATTCGCTTCTTAATCCACTCATTTACTTCTGGCGAGATAAAGAGATGAGAACGATGGTGTCGAAACTGTTTTCAAGGAATGCTTCGGTGAATCCTTAG